One Oenanthe melanoleuca isolate GR-GAL-2019-014 chromosome 3, OMel1.0, whole genome shotgun sequence DNA segment encodes these proteins:
- the CST3 gene encoding cystatin-C, with protein sequence MAAAVRGSRQSGVMAAGRASVLVLLVAALLFFAGAVRAAELRPRLLGGPQTIDDPENDEGLERALQFAMTAYNRASNDMYSSRVVRILSAKKQIVAGVKYIMEVEIARTTCTKPATDIQHCAFHEEPQMAKHTICNFVVLTVPWRNQVELLDSKCQ encoded by the exons ATGGCTGCGGCCGTGAGGGGGAGCCGGCAGAGCGGAGTCATGGCGGCAGGGAGAGCGTcggtgctggtgctgctggtggcgGCCCTGCTCTTCTTCGCCGGCGCCGTGCGAGCTGCCGAGCTCCGCCCGCGGCTGCTGGGCGGCCCGCAGACTATCGACGACCCTGAGAACGATGAAGGGCTGGAGCGGGCTCTGCAGTTCGCCATGACGGCGTACAACAGGGCCAGCAACGACATGTACTCCAGCCGGGTGGTGCGGATCCTCAGCGCCAAGAAGCAG ATCGTGGCTGGAGTCAAGTACATAATGGAAGTGGAGATTGCCCGGACAACCTGCACAAAGCCAGCAACTGATATCCAGCACTGTGCGTTCCATGAGGAGCCCCAGATGGCCAAG CACACCATTTGCAACTTCGTAGTGTTGACTGTTCCTTGGCGAAACCaggtggagctgctggacagCAAGTGCCAGTAA